CCGAGCACTGCCTGCAGGATGTTGCGCACTCCGGTGATGGCGAACCAGATCAGTCCTCCGAAATAGGCCAGGACCCACCAGTCCTTGGTCAGGGCAAAGGTCAGGAAGGCCGGAATGAATCCGACCAGTATCTTGAGGACGTTTTTCAGCCCCGTGTTCAGGTACTTCAAGGAAAGATGGTTATCGCCGGCCGCACCACTTTTTTTGGTGATGCGTAGCCCGTTGTCGTGCTCAAGCTGCACGCCGCCCAAGGTGACGATATTGCCACGGCGTTTGGGATGGATGTCGATGCTGTCGAGAAACCATTCCTGCTCCCGGCAGCATCCGGCCAGTTCCATTCCTGGGATCTTTCGCGCCAGCCTCAAAAGGAAAGTATCTTCATTTTTTGCGTGACAGCGGGTGCGGAAATGGACCGTCATCCTGGCGGTGACCGGAAGCTGCTTGCGCTGCCTTTGAGACTGGTTCAGCGCGATTTTCTGGGCTCGCTTGGGCAGAGTTTCAAGCACCACCACGCCCATCCCGTATTGGTGCCTGGACTGGCCCGTGGAGCCGCTTCCGATGCGCGAGCCGAGGGGCCGCTTCTTGTAGTACTTATGGAATGCTTCGATGTTGAAAAGAATGTCGAGGAGTTTGTTTTTGCGCGCCTCCATGAGCAGTAGTTCGCGTTCAAGCTCGGTCGCGTGTGAAAGGGCATTCTTGTTTCGCGAATGGGCCACTGTGTTTTCCAGGGCCAGGCGGTCTTCCTCGAAGGACCATATCACGGCACGGATGGCCCGCTTCAAGGCGATGACGTTGTCCTCGTTCAGGGCTTTTTGCAGCTCAGCGATCTGGGCGCAGGTTCGCTCCGGACTGATGGCGTCCACGGCATCGCCGGGACAGACCAGTTGCGAGGACACGGGCATCGACCATTTGCCCCTGGATGCGTCTTTGAGATTGTAGAGTTCGATGTTGCTGATATGTCCCTGGCAATCATACAGGATTTCCAGGGCATCGGCCGTGGAGAGATTGCTCAGGTTCAGCGTGAAATGTGACGATGAGTGAAATTTGGCCAGTCTCGGCAACAGTTCCCCGACCTTGAGGCGCAGCAGGGGTGGAACCTCGGGAGTGTCCTGGGGAATGGTCGGGTCGTGCAGTTCCGGGTTGCGGCATGGTTGCAGGTAGCGGTTGATGAGCAGTTCCGAGTCGATGGAGTTCAGGGCGTCGAGGCGTTCAATCAATTCCTTGCGCCTTTTTGGCGTGGCGGTTTCGTACTCCTGGGCCATGACCTGCGCGATCTGCTTGAGCTTTGGCTGCATGCCGCTCTGGATGTATTTGGCCAGGTGCAGGAGGGACGGCTGGCCCGTGCCCACGAAGGTGGCGAAGGCCTTTTCGTCGAGCAGGTCGAGTTCCAGTCCGTACTCCTGGGCCAATTCTCCGCGGTGGATGCGGTTGTATGCCTGCAACGCCTCGAATACGTATTTCTGCTGGTAGGCGGAAACCATCCGCCCTTCCTTCATGAAGGCCTTGACCGGCTGTTCCTCCAGAAAGGCGCGGAAGGACTTGGGGTCGGTGTAGCTCTGGGGTTCCCAGATCACGCGTACGTACTTGCCCCGAAAACGCGAGGACACATCGATGCCGATGCGAATGTGCATGCCCAGTATGCAGCCCGCTTCCAGAAGTTCCTCGGCCACCTCGGCGTCCACATAGTTGTAATAGACAACGGTCAAAAAGCGCACGCCCTTGATCCATGCGTCCATGACAAGATGGGTCGGGGATTTGCGGCCCTTGGTGTTGGCGTCGTGGACATGGTGGTCGAAGGCGAGCTGATTCCACTCCTCGGGCATTTCCAGAAGGTGGTATTTGTCGAGTTCGGCCCGGACCACGCGGGGCTTGCCGGAGGAAGCCATGCGGAAGTCGTGGGCGAGGCGCAGCTGGGTTTCCTCGTCTTCCCGGTGGCGTATGAGCTCCTTCATGATCTGCAGGAGCACCCGCGACGTGTTTTTCTGCAGGTAGGCGTTGCCCGCGAGAAGCACCTCGTCCTTGAGCGCGCGCAATGCGTTGAGGCGGTCGGAGGACATGCCCACTTCCAGGGAGCCGAGGAGGCTCGCGATGGCATAGGCGATGCGCAGTACCCGTGGCGCGGCCATTTCCTTGATGCCGTGCGGATGCATGCACGAATCGAGCAGGGAACGGATATTGGTGTTTTGCGCCGTGCGGTCCAAAACATCGTTGACGATGCGCAGCAGCGTATAGTCGTTGGAATCGAAGAAGAGCCGGGAATGCGCCACGTCTGGTCCTGTTGTAGACGAGCCTGGCCTAAGCCGGTTCGTTGTTCGTGGGGGAGGAGGCCTTGCGGCTGTCGTTGACGCACTTCTTGCGGTACGCGTCCTCAAGCTTGTAGAGCAGGTCTTCCAAATCGGCTGGCTTCATCAGGTAGTCGAAGGCGCCACGATTCATCCCTTCCATGGCCGCGTCGATGCTGGCATGGCCGGTAAGCATGATCACTTCGGTACTGGGCCAGTTGGCCTTGATTCTTCTCAGGACCTCCAGTCCGTCCATGCCCGGCATCTTCACGTCCAGGACAACCACGTCCCGGGGTTCCTCGGCCAGCATGGCCAGCGCCTGCTCTCCCCGCGACGCGCCCTGGGCCTTCAGGCCCCGCTTGGCCAGCCTTTTTATGATAGTGCGCAGGAAGTCTTCCTCGTCATCCACAAGCAATACAGAAAATTCTTCCATTTGGGCTCCTTGAAGTCTTTCGAACAGGCACCGACATCACGTAATTGCCTATAGGCATACATAGCCCGAGATGCGGCCGGGAGGCAACGCCCTTGTTGGTCCTTTGTCGCCGATAATACGGACTTTTACGTACGACACCCGAGATGCGTTTTGCTAGTTTGTCCGTTTAGGAGGAACAGCGTACGCGCATTCAAGGCCCCATCCCCCCACTTCCCTGGCAACTTGGCGTAATGGGCTATCTCGGCGGTATTCTGGTCTGGGCCCACGCCCTCCCCGTCGTGATCGCCTGCATGTTGACCGCGCTGGCATTTGCCCGTCGCGGCCGCACCATTGCGCTCATGGTGTCGTGTTTCGGGCTCGGGCTGCTCGCGGGGATGCCAGGGGTGGAGGATGATCAGATGGCGCTCTTGAATGGTCAGTTTCGAATGCAGGGAGTAGTGGATGCGGTGCGCACGCATCCGGGGCGCAGGATCAGTGTTCTGGTCCGCGATGTGGTGGAGCTGGACACAAACGCGACCCTGCCAGGCAGGCTGCTCTGGAGCTGGACGGATCCGCCCTTCATTCCGCAGGCTGGCCTGAAATTCACGGCCGATCTGCGCATCCGCGAACTGCGCTCAAGGGCCAATTTTGGTCTTTCATCGAGTGAGGCATACTGGAAGCGAAAGGGCGTTCGGCACCGCGCGTACTCACGAGGAGCCGCCCACGTAACCTGGGAAGAAGGACGGATCAGCCCTCGGGCCTGGCTGTTGAATCTGGCCAGTCCGCTGATGCCTGATACCCAGGGCGGGGCGGCGGTCCGGGCTCTGCTTTTCGGGGACAGGTTTTTGCTTGAGGCAGACTTCATGGACCGCATCCGCAGGGCCGGGCTGTCCCACAGCCTGGCTCTGTCGGGGCTGCATCTGGCGCTGGTCGCGAGCTTTGGCCTGGGCGCGGCCTCGGTCTTGAGCCGGGTCTGTCCCTGGCTGCTTCTGATCCTGCCGCGCCGGAAACTGGCCGTCCTTTCGGCTTTTCCTCTTGTCGCCGCCTATCTGTGGCTCGGCGATTTTTCTCCGTCGCTTCTGCGCGCCTTTGTCATGCTTACCGCCGTGTCCCTGCATCTATTTATTGGCTCACGGTCGCATCCGCAGGATGCTCTTTTTGCGGCCATGGCCGTGCTGATCATGGCTGATCCCGCCTCGGCCCACGATCTGAGCCTGCAGCTTTCCGTGCTGGCCGTCGGAGGCCTCGTTCTGTTCATGCCAATCGCTGCGGCCCTGATCGCTCCCTTGCGAGATCGCGGCGCCCTCTGGCGGCCCATTCATGGGCTGCTGACGCTTCTGGCGGTGACATGCTGCGCCAACCTGTTCATCCTGCCGGCGCAGGTCCTGTATTTTTCCGAGGTCACCGCGCACCTGTGGCTCAATCTTTTGTGGCTGCCGGTGCTCAGCCTGGCGGTGCTGCCCCTGGCCTTTCTGGGGCTTGCGGCGTCGCCGTGCTGCCCGCTCCTGGCCAAAGGATGTTTCTTCGCTGCCGCCTGGGGTGTGGACGTTCTGGATCGCTTTCTGGTGCTGCTCGATGGGGCGGGTTTTCTTGCCGTAACGCCCGTGCTGCGGCCTTCAGGGGTGCAGGTGGTCGGGTACGGGGTCGTGCTGGTGGCGGGAAGCGTGCTCCTGAGTCCCGCCCGGCCCAGGGCAAGGGCGCTTGCATTTCTGGGGCTGGGGCTGACTTTGTTGGCCGTTCCGCCATTGTGGCAGGAGGGCAGGCAGTGGCGCGACGAGGTTGAATTGACGGTCCTGGACACGGGGATGAGTCAGGCGATCATGGTGCGTGGCAGTACCGGCCGGACGGTGCTCGTGGATGGCGGGGGAGGCTGGAGCGCCGATTATGATCCGGGGCGGGCCGTGGTTGGCCCGGCCTTGAGCTGGCAGCATCCTCCCCGAGTTGACAGGGTGCTGTTGTCCCACGTTCACGCCGATCATCTGCGGGGTCTTTTTTACATTCTGGATGCTTTTGAGGTGGCCTGGTTCGGGTGGTCCGGACTTGTGGACCAGTCGAATGATTCGCGGCGGCTGGTGGAGAGGCTGGCGCAAAACTCCTGGCCGGCGCACCGGTTGCGCGCCGGAGACAAGGTGGTCATCGAGCCCGGTCTTCATCTGGAGGTGCTTTATCCTGCACCCGCCGAGACGGGCATTTCCGACAACGACACGTCGCTGGCGCTGCGCCTGGTGCGGAATGGGCGCGGCTTGGCCCTCTTGCCCGCCGATCTGGAAAAAAGCGCTTTGGAGCGGCTTATGAGGCAGGGAAGTGCGTTGACGGCCGAAGTGCTGGTGCTTCCTCATCATGGCTCCAAATCGAGCCTGCACCCCCGCTTCCTGGGCAAGGCCGGAGCGGCATGGGCCGTGGCGGCCTGCGGGCCGGGCAACCGGTTCGGTTTTCCTCATCCTTCCGTGGTGCTGGCCTGCAAGCGGGCGAGGCTTGAGGTCCTGACCACCGCCGAACATGGCGCGCTCAAATTTTGCTGGCGCGGAGAGAAGGCGGCGCGGGTCGAAAGCGCGCGCTTCGGAGCGCTTTGCAGGGATTGATCCGATTGTGCCTCGCGGGTCTTTCCTGTATGGGCGTGGCGGTACGGACAACCCAGAAGGAGAACCAGATGACAACCATCATGCCCGGTGACAAGAACCTGCGCAACGCCATCGCCTGGATCGAGGAGCATCGCCGCGAAGACCCGGATTTGAAGAAGCTCATGGCCCAGGCGGCCATGCGGTTCGACCTGACCCCGCCGGAAGAGCTGGCTCTGGCGAGATTCTACCGCGAGGAGGCCGTGTCCCGGTGATTCGAGTGCCTCTTCTGCAACGGGAGCTTTTCAAGGAGATGGGGATAATCGCCTCCATTTGCCTTGGCGGCTTTTTGTGTCTCATCCTGCTTGGCCGCCTCCTGCAATTGCGGGATCTGTTCATGGCCCAGGGCGTGACTTTTTTCGACCTGGTCAAGCTCTTTACCTATCTGAGCCCTTTTTTCCTGATCATGCTCATACCGGTGTCGTGCATGCTTGGACTTTTTTTGACTTTCCTGCGTATGGGCGCCGACCGGGAACTCATTTCCCTGCGCGCCGGGGGAGTCAGCATCTGGCCTCTCTTGCCCGCGCCCATGCTCCTGTGCCTGCTGTGTTCCGCGCTGACGGTATGGATTTCCCTCTCGGGCATATCCTGGGGCATGGACAATTTCCGGCAGACGGTGGTGGAATTGGCCCGCCACAAGACTTCCGTCAACGTACAACCCGGAGTCTTCAACACCTCCTTTCCCGGCCTGACCGTGTATGCCCGCCAGGCGGACCCGGGCAGCGGCGCGTTGCTGGACGTTTTCGTTCTCGACAGTTCAAGATCCAAGGCCCGTGCGACCATTGTCGCCCCTGTCGGCCAGATTGATTCCGACCCGGATCTTGGCCAGGTTTTCGTGCGCCTTAAGGACGGGCATGTCTACCGCGAGGAGGGTGGTGAGCTGAGCGTCATAAGCTTTGAAAGCTACATCCTTTCCCTGGACATGACACGCTTGCTGGGCGGTTTCGAGTTGAGTGACAAGGCCCCCAAGGAGATGTCCTGGAAGGATCTTCAAGCGTTGAAGGGCGACGGATTCAAGGACAGGAGCGAAAATTTTCAGCGCCGGGTGGAGATAGAACTGCACAAACGCTTTTCCTTGCCCGCGGCCTGCATCGTGCTTGGATTTTTCGCCCTGCCGCTGGCCTTTTTCTTTCAGGGCACGAAGCGCCAGTTCGGGCTGATCGTTTGCCTTGGCGCATTTTTCCTCTACTACGTGCTTTTGTCCGGGGGCATGTCCCTGGCTGAAAGCGGGGTGTTGACACCGGCGTTGGCCCTGTGGCTGCCCAACTTCATTTTCCTGCTGGCCGCGGCGGTGGGCATGTGGCTGGTCGCGACGGAGAAGGAGGTCAATTTCCGGATGCTGCGGTTCTGGGTACTCAGAACCCTGGGCCTGAAGGGGGCAGACGCATGAAGCTGCTGACACGTTACATCCTGCGGCAAAATCTTTTTCTTCTTCTGCTGGTTTGCGGCATCGGCCTTGGGATCTATGTCTTCATCGATCTTTTCGACAGGCTCGATGACTTTCTGGAGGCGGGGGTAGGTCTGTCTTCCGTTGGGGCCTATTTTCTCTACCGCACGCCCTTTATCCTGGCCCAGATCTTTCCTGCGGTTTTCCTGATCGCGCTCATGGTGCAGATGGGGCTCATGCTGCGCAGCCGCGAGCTTCTGGCCCTGGAAGCATGTTCCGTGTCACCGGGGGCTGTGGCCAAATCCGTGATCTGGTACGCCCTTGCCCTCTGCGTGGCGCAGCTTCTTTTTTCCGAGGCGTTGGGCGTGAGCGGTCACAGGGCGGCGGATCGGATCTGGAACGAGGAGGTGCGCAACCGTCAGATTGAAAAACGGCAGCTGGCCGACATCTGGTTTCGCGAGGGCAATCGCATCGTGCACATGGGCGAAGTGACTCCGGCCGCTGGTCAGGGTTCAAGACTGACGGTGCATGTCCTGGAAGATGACGACGCCGGGAGCATAAAAGAGATCCTGCGTGCCCGGACATTCAAGTCGACTGCCGCCGGCTGGCTTCTGACGGATGTGACGCGCACGTTCCCTGCGTCCTTCGAGGTGCTCGAAGCGGCGCAAATGGAGCTTGACCTGCGTACCGATCTGGGCAGCTTTCTGATCGTCGATCCCAAGACCCGGCTTGAGTCGTTGCCGCTCTGGCAACTGGGAGCCGAAATACAGCGGCTGCAAGATTCCGGTTCGAACATCGAGCGTTTGCAGACCGCCTGGCACATGAAGCTGGCCTATGCGGGCTCGGTCCTGGTCATGGCGCTCATCGCCCTGGCCGTGGTGTCTCTTTTCGGGTCGCTTTTCGTCATCATCCCCATTGGGCTGGTGGCCACATTCTGCTATTACGGATTGTTCGTGCTGTGCGCCTCGGCCGGGGAAAAGGGCCTTGTGCCGCCGATGCTGGCAGCCTGGGCGGCCAATGTTTTCTTCACGGCCGTCGCAGGCGGATGGATGCTGCGCGGCCGGTCCT
Above is a genomic segment from Desulfomicrobium macestii containing:
- a CDS encoding response regulator, translated to MEEFSVLLVDDEEDFLRTIIKRLAKRGLKAQGASRGEQALAMLAEEPRDVVVLDVKMPGMDGLEVLRRIKANWPSTEVIMLTGHASIDAAMEGMNRGAFDYLMKPADLEDLLYKLEDAYRKKCVNDSRKASSPTNNEPA
- a CDS encoding DNA internalization-related competence protein ComEC/Rec2, whose protein sequence is MGYLGGILVWAHALPVVIACMLTALAFARRGRTIALMVSCFGLGLLAGMPGVEDDQMALLNGQFRMQGVVDAVRTHPGRRISVLVRDVVELDTNATLPGRLLWSWTDPPFIPQAGLKFTADLRIRELRSRANFGLSSSEAYWKRKGVRHRAYSRGAAHVTWEEGRISPRAWLLNLASPLMPDTQGGAAVRALLFGDRFLLEADFMDRIRRAGLSHSLALSGLHLALVASFGLGAASVLSRVCPWLLLILPRRKLAVLSAFPLVAAYLWLGDFSPSLLRAFVMLTAVSLHLFIGSRSHPQDALFAAMAVLIMADPASAHDLSLQLSVLAVGGLVLFMPIAAALIAPLRDRGALWRPIHGLLTLLAVTCCANLFILPAQVLYFSEVTAHLWLNLLWLPVLSLAVLPLAFLGLAASPCCPLLAKGCFFAAAWGVDVLDRFLVLLDGAGFLAVTPVLRPSGVQVVGYGVVLVAGSVLLSPARPRARALAFLGLGLTLLAVPPLWQEGRQWRDEVELTVLDTGMSQAIMVRGSTGRTVLVDGGGGWSADYDPGRAVVGPALSWQHPPRVDRVLLSHVHADHLRGLFYILDAFEVAWFGWSGLVDQSNDSRRLVERLAQNSWPAHRLRAGDKVVIEPGLHLEVLYPAPAETGISDNDTSLALRLVRNGRGLALLPADLEKSALERLMRQGSALTAEVLVLPHHGSKSSLHPRFLGKAGAAWAVAACGPGNRFGFPHPSVVLACKRARLEVLTTAEHGALKFCWRGEKAARVESARFGALCRD
- the lptF gene encoding LPS export ABC transporter permease LptF, which produces MPLLQRELFKEMGIIASICLGGFLCLILLGRLLQLRDLFMAQGVTFFDLVKLFTYLSPFFLIMLIPVSCMLGLFLTFLRMGADRELISLRAGGVSIWPLLPAPMLLCLLCSALTVWISLSGISWGMDNFRQTVVELARHKTSVNVQPGVFNTSFPGLTVYARQADPGSGALLDVFVLDSSRSKARATIVAPVGQIDSDPDLGQVFVRLKDGHVYREEGGELSVISFESYILSLDMTRLLGGFELSDKAPKEMSWKDLQALKGDGFKDRSENFQRRVEIELHKRFSLPAACIVLGFFALPLAFFFQGTKRQFGLIVCLGAFFLYYVLLSGGMSLAESGVLTPALALWLPNFIFLLAAAVGMWLVATEKEVNFRMLRFWVLRTLGLKGADA
- a CDS encoding LptF/LptG family permease, which gives rise to MKLLTRYILRQNLFLLLLVCGIGLGIYVFIDLFDRLDDFLEAGVGLSSVGAYFLYRTPFILAQIFPAVFLIALMVQMGLMLRSRELLALEACSVSPGAVAKSVIWYALALCVAQLLFSEALGVSGHRAADRIWNEEVRNRQIEKRQLADIWFREGNRIVHMGEVTPAAGQGSRLTVHVLEDDDAGSIKEILRARTFKSTAAGWLLTDVTRTFPASFEVLEAAQMELDLRTDLGSFLIVDPKTRLESLPLWQLGAEIQRLQDSGSNIERLQTAWHMKLAYAGSVLVMALIALAVVSLFGSLFVIIPIGLVATFCYYGLFVLCASAGEKGLVPPMLAAWAANVFFTAVAGGWMLRGRSFHLG